A genomic segment from Polyangiaceae bacterium encodes:
- a CDS encoding glycosyltransferase family 39 protein produces the protein MAAEHDSAADAADEHAVDSATSSAEPDAADAKPATAGADDAAAVPVKVAPPPRPPRASPLWRGPLLTLIGAVGCLVLMAADRHWGTWGVPVGALFVLVSSVGILDVFEGWNQRDTKLVQAVPIGELVAKLIELSASTIVLAALLKLAVSGALMFSPNSPRQQILIAGGSVTFAFLWVVVCVFRVGKGVGVWNLDEQGQVRGLFRRHGFWLIVITTLVYLPMLGSFSLTDPWETHYGEVSREMLAKDDWISLWWAQDGWFWSKPILDFWMQGLSFATFGVQYQPDQMLAGAASGRLPQPEWAARFPVFLMSLGSTYVLYRGMVKAAGRRAAFLGGVILITMPYWFLLSHQTMTDMPYVAPLAAAGGFFLLGFLTDTSQEIRRYEVRFGGRTLSLSAWHLLFGVISLLVVPQVLYLISRNVSLLLSGPHLGFQWHLDQFTSGSGGGNCGLPGNQPCRTGGPVYGALWLQPSVLGLLWALVLFLLLLLNRQERRLSRIYFLAAWLMTALSTMGKGAPGLVLPLVIALSYVGVTRRWNWLLKMELPAVVLLVGCVALPWYVQMYLRHGSPFTDRLIFHDMFKRAFVHVHDTNSGDDVTFRYYVWQLGYGLFPWTGLSAAGLLWWARRPERDPTRRNDALLLLGMWFVAAFGMFSITLTKFHHYILPAVPPIAMCAGVVLDRMLGRPEVPAGSGSGRSPIKARSAVPYALTIGSAALLLSYSATLLFPGGILGSQPDGSPPAPSRAAALVTFIAALVGFALAVRVFGAKRPRLVPGSRPAFSSALLGAIALCSALVIAVVGVDLVSSQPGDIEGQARLMHLFTYNYKRPWPKTLDFNGALSGFTLAAALACALMFWRWLRPHAAALLLGVSVWWAAWGVNAYFVKLGPHWGQRETILEYYRQRSGPDEPIVAYQMNWKGENFYTGNRIPAFVATGQKFKEWIAEQRKAGVKTIYFTTEHGRISSLKRELDNPAHLEVLTDEALNNKFMLARVIFDDEKK, from the coding sequence ATGGCAGCGGAGCACGACAGCGCCGCTGATGCGGCAGACGAGCATGCGGTGGACTCGGCCACGAGCTCCGCGGAGCCGGACGCGGCGGACGCCAAACCAGCGACCGCGGGCGCGGACGACGCCGCAGCGGTACCCGTGAAGGTAGCTCCTCCGCCTCGGCCACCTCGCGCATCGCCGCTGTGGCGAGGCCCACTGCTCACGCTGATCGGGGCGGTTGGGTGCCTGGTGTTGATGGCCGCAGACCGTCACTGGGGAACCTGGGGAGTCCCCGTAGGCGCGCTGTTCGTTCTTGTGTCGAGCGTTGGCATCCTGGATGTCTTCGAAGGCTGGAATCAGCGGGACACGAAGCTGGTTCAGGCTGTGCCCATCGGCGAGCTCGTCGCGAAGCTGATCGAACTCAGCGCTTCCACCATCGTGCTCGCGGCGCTGCTGAAGCTCGCCGTATCTGGCGCGTTGATGTTCTCGCCTAATTCCCCACGGCAACAGATTCTGATCGCCGGCGGCTCGGTCACCTTCGCGTTCTTGTGGGTCGTCGTTTGCGTCTTCCGCGTGGGCAAAGGCGTCGGCGTCTGGAACTTGGACGAACAGGGGCAGGTTCGCGGTCTGTTCAGGCGGCACGGCTTCTGGCTCATCGTCATCACGACGCTCGTGTACCTGCCGATGCTGGGTTCTTTCTCCCTGACGGACCCCTGGGAGACTCACTACGGCGAGGTCAGTCGTGAAATGCTCGCCAAGGACGACTGGATCTCCTTGTGGTGGGCGCAGGATGGCTGGTTCTGGTCGAAGCCGATCCTCGACTTCTGGATGCAGGGGCTGAGCTTTGCGACATTCGGCGTCCAGTATCAGCCTGACCAGATGCTCGCGGGCGCCGCCTCGGGGCGCTTGCCTCAGCCAGAATGGGCGGCTCGCTTCCCGGTGTTCCTGATGTCCCTCGGCAGCACCTATGTGCTCTACCGCGGCATGGTGAAGGCCGCTGGCAGGCGCGCGGCGTTCCTTGGCGGGGTGATCCTGATCACGATGCCGTACTGGTTTCTGTTGTCGCACCAGACGATGACGGACATGCCGTACGTCGCCCCGCTAGCGGCGGCGGGGGGCTTCTTCCTTTTAGGTTTCCTTACGGATACATCCCAGGAGATCCGGCGCTATGAAGTGCGTTTCGGTGGTCGCACGCTGTCGCTCAGCGCGTGGCACTTGCTCTTCGGTGTGATCTCACTGCTGGTCGTGCCACAGGTGCTGTACCTGATCAGCCGCAACGTCTCGCTGCTGCTCAGCGGGCCGCACCTTGGCTTTCAATGGCACCTCGATCAGTTCACGTCAGGCTCTGGAGGTGGCAACTGCGGCCTGCCAGGTAACCAACCGTGTCGCACCGGGGGCCCGGTGTATGGCGCGCTCTGGCTGCAGCCTTCGGTGCTGGGCTTGCTCTGGGCCCTGGTGCTGTTCTTGCTGCTGCTGCTCAACCGGCAGGAGCGGCGCCTTTCCCGGATCTATTTCCTCGCGGCATGGCTCATGACCGCGCTGTCCACGATGGGCAAGGGTGCGCCAGGCCTGGTGCTGCCCCTGGTGATCGCCCTGTCCTATGTGGGAGTCACCCGACGCTGGAACTGGCTGCTCAAGATGGAGCTGCCCGCGGTGGTGCTGCTCGTGGGCTGCGTCGCGCTCCCTTGGTACGTGCAGATGTACCTGCGCCACGGCTCCCCATTCACGGATCGCTTGATCTTCCATGACATGTTCAAGCGGGCGTTCGTCCATGTTCACGACACGAACAGCGGCGACGACGTCACCTTCCGCTACTACGTCTGGCAGCTCGGGTACGGCTTGTTCCCCTGGACGGGCCTGTCCGCCGCGGGCCTCTTGTGGTGGGCGCGGCGTCCAGAGCGCGACCCGACGCGCCGCAACGACGCCTTGCTCTTGCTGGGCATGTGGTTCGTGGCTGCGTTCGGCATGTTCAGCATCACGCTGACCAAGTTCCATCACTACATCTTGCCAGCCGTGCCTCCGATCGCGATGTGCGCCGGCGTCGTCCTCGACCGCATGCTCGGTCGCCCAGAGGTACCCGCGGGCAGCGGCTCTGGCAGGAGCCCGATCAAGGCACGCTCCGCGGTTCCCTACGCGTTGACCATCGGCTCGGCCGCGCTGCTGCTGAGCTACTCAGCCACGCTTTTATTTCCGGGTGGAATCCTTGGCTCACAGCCAGACGGGAGCCCACCGGCGCCTAGCCGTGCGGCGGCGCTGGTGACGTTCATCGCAGCGCTGGTTGGCTTCGCCCTCGCAGTGCGCGTGTTCGGCGCGAAGCGGCCGAGACTCGTCCCTGGTAGCCGACCGGCATTCTCCAGCGCCTTGCTCGGAGCGATCGCGCTCTGCTCGGCGCTGGTCATCGCCGTCGTCGGTGTGGACTTGGTGTCGAGCCAACCCGGTGACATCGAAGGCCAGGCTCGGCTGATGCACCTGTTCACCTACAACTACAAGCGCCCATGGCCGAAGACGCTGGATTTCAACGGCGCGCTCTCCGGGTTCACCCTCGCTGCAGCACTGGCGTGCGCACTGATGTTCTGGCGTTGGCTCAGGCCCCACGCCGCCGCTTTGCTGCTGGGCGTTTCCGTGTGGTGGGCCGCGTGGGGTGTAAACGCCTACTTCGTGAAGCTAGGTCCCCACTGGGGGCAGCGTGAGACGATCCTCGAGTACTACCGTCAGCGCTCCGGCCCTGACGAGCCCATCGTCGCTTACCAGATGAACTGGAAGGGTGAGAACTTCTACACGGGCAACCGCATCCCCGCGTTCGTCGCTACAGGACAGAAGTTCAAGGAGTGGATCGCCGAGCAGCGCAAAGCCGGCGTGAAGACCATCTACTTCACTACAGAGCACGGCCGCATCTCGTCACTGAAGCGCGAACTCGACAACCCGGCGCACCTCGAGGTGCTGACAGACGAGGCGCTGAACAACAAGTTCATGCTCGCGCGCGTGATCTTCGACGACGAAAAGAAGTAG
- a CDS encoding M81 family metallopeptidase gives MLKALLPSGLKQELLTRGANWLAKRETGGELGRGNKPLRIAYGRIFHEANAFSPVTTTEDDFRRMHHFADAALADAASLEGEELKGYMPHAELSGFVHAAKLAQGVETVPLSSSLAVPGGPLTAECFAWLLSELLDRLKAAGPVDGVYLALHGSMEVQGLKESPEGLIIRRVRELIGPDAGIAVSFDLHANLAAELIEPVDVLVAYRTNPHWDLAPTGFRAGNRLIRFLRGQTRPVHAWRKLPMVMGGGTSIDFLAPMRGVFRYMRKLEDDPRVLSASLFMVHPFTSAENLGWAVHITTNGDSALAERLADDLAERAWEQRKVKLPPLLDVDQALDAVASRRARRAGPVTLVDVDDIVGAGAPGGNTHIVQALARADRGLKALVPVHDPALVGELWNAPLGSTHEVTLKGTPGYDQPEVRLNARVVARQNSDFGRQLRLDVPHRNAKSPEDCFHVVISERAPLPIKPRFWTELGISPRQSDLIVQKNFFHYRIFYTTVSFRHLPVVSSGATSLERVRTRRYAVPAYPGSEPDSWQQYDPTLRALGGARGHVELEPTAAHNAC, from the coding sequence ATGCTGAAAGCGCTGCTACCGAGCGGGCTGAAGCAAGAGCTACTGACTCGGGGTGCAAACTGGCTCGCGAAGCGCGAGACGGGAGGCGAGCTGGGGCGCGGCAACAAGCCCCTGCGCATCGCGTACGGCCGCATCTTTCACGAGGCCAACGCGTTCTCCCCGGTGACCACTACGGAAGACGACTTCCGACGCATGCATCACTTTGCCGACGCAGCGCTCGCGGACGCAGCGAGCCTCGAAGGTGAGGAGCTGAAAGGCTACATGCCTCACGCAGAGCTGAGTGGCTTCGTCCACGCTGCGAAGCTGGCTCAAGGTGTGGAGACGGTACCTCTGAGCTCCTCGTTGGCGGTGCCGGGGGGTCCGCTGACGGCAGAGTGCTTTGCGTGGCTGCTGAGTGAGCTCTTGGACCGCCTCAAAGCGGCGGGCCCCGTTGACGGCGTTTACCTCGCGCTGCACGGCTCGATGGAGGTACAGGGCCTAAAGGAATCTCCCGAGGGCCTGATCATCCGACGCGTACGCGAGCTGATCGGACCCGACGCAGGCATCGCCGTTAGCTTCGATCTGCACGCTAACCTCGCGGCAGAGCTGATCGAGCCGGTGGACGTCTTGGTCGCCTACCGCACCAACCCCCACTGGGACCTCGCGCCGACTGGTTTCCGCGCGGGAAATAGATTGATCCGGTTTCTGCGTGGTCAGACTCGTCCAGTGCACGCCTGGCGAAAACTCCCCATGGTGATGGGAGGAGGTACATCCATCGACTTCCTGGCCCCGATGCGCGGCGTCTTTCGCTACATGCGCAAGCTCGAGGATGACCCGCGGGTGCTCAGCGCGAGCCTGTTCATGGTGCACCCTTTCACCAGCGCGGAGAACCTTGGCTGGGCAGTGCACATCACCACGAATGGCGATAGCGCGCTGGCGGAACGCTTGGCGGACGACTTGGCGGAGCGGGCGTGGGAGCAGCGGAAGGTGAAGCTGCCGCCGCTCCTCGACGTCGACCAGGCCCTCGACGCCGTGGCGTCTCGCCGAGCCCGGCGAGCGGGCCCGGTGACCCTGGTGGATGTCGACGACATCGTGGGCGCTGGCGCTCCTGGCGGAAACACGCACATCGTGCAGGCGCTTGCGCGAGCCGACCGCGGCCTGAAGGCGCTCGTCCCGGTCCACGACCCGGCGTTGGTCGGGGAGCTGTGGAACGCGCCGCTCGGCTCGACCCATGAGGTCACGCTCAAGGGCACTCCGGGCTACGACCAACCGGAGGTGCGCCTCAACGCTCGGGTCGTCGCACGCCAGAACTCGGACTTCGGGCGCCAGCTTAGGCTGGACGTACCCCACCGCAACGCAAAGTCCCCCGAGGATTGCTTCCACGTGGTGATCTCCGAGCGCGCTCCGTTGCCGATCAAACCACGCTTCTGGACCGAGCTTGGAATTTCCCCCAGGCAATCAGATCTGATCGTCCAGAAGAACTTCTTCCACTACCGGATCTTCTACACCACAGTGTCCTTCCGGCACCTGCCGGTGGTGTCGTCCGGGGCGACTAGCCTGGAACGGGTCAGAACGCGGCGCTACGCCGTCCCAGCCTATCCCGGGTCTGAGCCCGACAGCTGGCAGCAGTACGACCCGACGCTCAGGGCGCTCGGCGGCGCACGGGGACACGTCGAGCTCGAGCCGACCGCTGCTCACAACGCCTGCTGA
- a CDS encoding aspartate aminotransferase family protein produces MSHSSFPERGQSRDEVLAALSDQRARDLKSDGSAFAFVYDAGEPLRELAREAFAACMSINGLDPTVYPSARKIENAVVAASLELMHAPEGAVGTATAGGTESVLLAVKAARDYARKTQPQITAPKMLLPETAHACFHKAAHYFGVEVVVVDVDPQTFRADVEDAKRKLTDDVILIVGSAPSYAHGVIDPIAELSELAREHGVLMHVDACVGGCILPFMVDNGEQLPAFDFQLPGVTSISMDLHKYGFAPKGISIVLQRTRAVRDAQYFACATWSGYSIVNSTTLGSKSVAAMGAAYALLHHLGREGYRERVAAMWAATQELVTAIEALPEVELLTRPDANLFAFKTTQGDLFELSDRLTECGWHVQPTYAYGRSPAHIHLTLDPGNAARVTDFLKDLKQCLVGLPEPTEPPAQVVQMLEAAASGGAGDLDAGMLMQQLGIADGQLPGRSAMIHRLLNAASPKTREALLVLFIGELFSC; encoded by the coding sequence ATGAGTCATTCGAGTTTTCCGGAGCGTGGCCAGAGCCGCGATGAAGTCCTTGCAGCCCTGTCCGATCAGCGCGCGCGCGACCTGAAGAGCGACGGCAGTGCGTTTGCGTTCGTCTATGACGCCGGGGAGCCTCTGCGTGAGCTGGCGCGAGAAGCGTTCGCGGCTTGCATGAGCATCAACGGTCTCGACCCGACGGTCTATCCATCCGCCCGCAAGATCGAGAACGCGGTGGTCGCCGCATCGCTAGAGCTGATGCACGCGCCCGAAGGCGCCGTCGGCACGGCAACGGCTGGAGGCACCGAGAGCGTGCTCCTCGCGGTCAAAGCCGCCCGCGACTACGCGCGTAAAACGCAGCCGCAGATCACGGCCCCAAAGATGCTGCTGCCGGAGACGGCGCACGCCTGCTTTCACAAGGCAGCACACTACTTCGGTGTCGAAGTGGTGGTGGTCGACGTGGACCCACAAACATTCCGCGCGGATGTTGAAGACGCAAAGCGCAAGCTCACGGACGATGTGATCCTGATCGTCGGCTCCGCCCCGAGCTACGCCCACGGCGTGATCGACCCCATCGCCGAGCTGTCAGAGCTGGCACGAGAGCACGGGGTCTTGATGCACGTCGACGCCTGCGTCGGCGGGTGCATCCTGCCCTTCATGGTGGACAACGGCGAGCAGCTGCCGGCGTTCGACTTCCAGTTGCCCGGCGTCACCAGCATCTCGATGGATCTCCACAAGTACGGCTTCGCACCCAAGGGGATCTCCATCGTCTTGCAGCGCACCCGCGCGGTGCGTGACGCGCAGTACTTCGCGTGTGCAACCTGGAGCGGCTACTCAATCGTGAACTCCACGACCCTCGGCTCGAAATCAGTCGCCGCGATGGGCGCAGCGTACGCGCTCTTGCATCACCTGGGTCGCGAAGGCTACCGCGAGCGAGTAGCCGCGATGTGGGCAGCGACCCAAGAGCTGGTCACCGCGATCGAAGCGCTGCCAGAGGTCGAGCTCTTGACGCGCCCCGACGCGAACCTGTTCGCTTTCAAGACCACCCAGGGCGATCTCTTCGAGCTCTCGGACCGCCTCACGGAGTGTGGCTGGCACGTCCAGCCGACGTACGCCTATGGGCGCTCCCCCGCGCACATCCACCTCACGCTGGATCCGGGCAACGCCGCCCGCGTAACAGATTTCCTCAAGGATTTGAAGCAGTGCTTGGTCGGGCTGCCTGAGCCGACGGAGCCACCGGCTCAGGTCGTGCAGATGCTCGAGGCGGCGGCGAGCGGAGGCGCTGGCGACCTGGACGCCGGCATGCTGATGCAGCAGCTGGGTATCGCCGACGGACAGCTACCGGGACGCTCAGCGATGATCCATCGCCTGTTGAATGCGGCGTCACCGAAGACGCGCGAGGCGCTGCTCGTGCTGTTCATCGGGGAGCTGTTCTCATGCTGA
- a CDS encoding TetR/AcrR family transcriptional regulator: MPRPPEPEKRRELARRAVKVLQHEGMDVSTSRLAEALETKRPTLLYHFPNRADIAETALEDLLSEQMLFVMQRIECHQHPIDRLYAQVKAVHAFHHGNEQRIVFLSQAIATTGSARMSQIMEVGNRVFEAQRVATAERLREGMRKGAVADCDPEALVALVRAVIDGLMVQRVMTGLELEPVHETLWERLLKPLKLREWEES, from the coding sequence ATGCCGCGTCCCCCTGAACCCGAAAAGCGCCGAGAGCTCGCGCGCCGCGCCGTGAAGGTGCTGCAGCACGAGGGCATGGATGTGTCCACGAGCCGCCTCGCAGAAGCACTGGAGACCAAGCGCCCAACGCTGCTCTACCACTTCCCTAACCGTGCGGATATTGCGGAGACGGCGCTCGAAGACCTGCTGAGCGAACAGATGCTGTTCGTGATGCAGCGCATCGAGTGTCATCAGCACCCGATCGATCGACTCTACGCTCAGGTGAAGGCAGTCCACGCATTTCACCACGGCAACGAACAGCGCATCGTGTTCCTGTCTCAGGCCATCGCTACCACGGGCAGCGCGCGCATGAGCCAGATCATGGAAGTCGGCAATCGGGTGTTCGAGGCGCAGCGTGTCGCAACCGCCGAGAGACTGCGCGAGGGCATGCGCAAGGGTGCCGTGGCAGACTGTGATCCGGAGGCGCTGGTCGCCCTGGTGCGCGCCGTCATCGACGGCTTGATGGTGCAACGAGTGATGACCGGTCTCGAGCTCGAGCCGGTGCACGAGACACTTTGGGAGCGACTCTTGAAGCCGCTCAAGCTCAGAGAGTGGGAGGAATCATGA
- a CDS encoding S8 family serine peptidase codes for MRTIARKQRPTFAIAGLSLAAVLGGAPLVACGSDEPVGSDLGGSGAEGGDAGAAGAGAGGEAGAGGSAGSSGGAAVGRADPANFPETCDDSCETACARLDECGGADSEYPVDRETCVSLCGLARGGPVWDDISGNFRCCTSQASCGDVQNCGGYLTVPDPVNACKQLCNCLVGPSTAPSPPEGAVAPPGYTFSTDSVVVRRLAAAQASPTSAVSPGSTALPGNAALPGAKPLFAGRYSAYQLPFPVSRAHLERAGLEALPTFVDGAGRLAGGTAGLSVQLSRPERLAEVTRVAGSFGFPAPEKLKYGANLYYLQGNDPWVALEARAALAALPGVSVEVDMVRQHEETYHPLDPLFPRQWHLENRGDRDSVRGVDGRVAEAWDLNFGRQRVVIAVNDDGVAINHKDLYFDILAPLNYPEDWESRVAIGAFGGHGTSVAGVAASNGDNGTGGSGVCPGCRILPNWFGEFGSSGGVTDKDIADGFTRIVDGGAWVINNSWGAAGGDPRFQVSQFGVVVIPQLVKAAFDYAETDGRDGKGTVILFAAGNSNQLMNDYGSYDSVLGVTAVDDQGLKSYYSNYGPKVDIAAPSNGGLNGITTTAAPDGYTNAFGGTSSACPFASGVAGLVLSANPNLTAAEVRDILRASATKIDPVWGEWENGFSPYYGAGLVNAYVAVRMATGCSDPADCQAPSDACGNDCAGEQCAPCRTDANCAAGYRCQALPALGEQVCVAEVGSGSCPAGTDQVGDYCIPQPSTCGVCEAEERCNGRDDDCDGAIDEDADCQTQWCIQDGAGCGDTGQCAGITCSTACSASSPCAENESCDVVKDRYGHSVMSERACNTDLSAGCPAGCQLLASSLPDAELKDFIDCMEDGAAACSAVNACAVKLPVSF; via the coding sequence ATGAGAACCATCGCTCGGAAGCAGAGACCGACGTTTGCAATAGCTGGGCTCAGCCTCGCCGCCGTGCTCGGCGGCGCGCCCCTGGTTGCCTGCGGAAGCGACGAACCCGTCGGCTCCGACCTCGGCGGCAGCGGCGCCGAAGGCGGCGACGCCGGAGCAGCGGGTGCCGGCGCTGGTGGCGAGGCTGGCGCCGGTGGTTCCGCGGGGAGTAGCGGTGGCGCGGCGGTGGGTCGCGCCGATCCGGCGAACTTCCCAGAGACCTGCGACGACTCTTGCGAAACAGCGTGTGCCCGCCTCGACGAGTGCGGCGGTGCGGACTCGGAGTATCCCGTAGATCGCGAAACCTGCGTGTCGCTATGCGGGCTCGCACGGGGCGGCCCGGTGTGGGACGACATCTCCGGCAACTTCCGCTGCTGCACCAGTCAAGCGAGCTGCGGCGATGTACAGAACTGCGGTGGGTACCTGACTGTTCCCGATCCGGTGAACGCGTGTAAGCAGCTGTGCAACTGCTTGGTCGGGCCGAGCACCGCCCCCTCCCCCCCGGAAGGCGCTGTGGCTCCTCCCGGATACACGTTCTCGACGGACAGCGTGGTCGTGAGGCGTCTCGCGGCGGCTCAGGCATCGCCAACAAGCGCTGTCTCGCCTGGAAGCACTGCATTGCCTGGAAACGCAGCATTGCCTGGTGCCAAGCCGCTATTTGCAGGGCGCTACTCCGCCTATCAGCTGCCGTTCCCAGTCAGCCGCGCACACTTGGAGCGCGCTGGACTCGAGGCGCTGCCCACGTTTGTGGATGGTGCCGGGCGACTAGCGGGCGGCACCGCGGGGCTCTCGGTTCAGCTGAGCCGCCCTGAGCGCCTCGCGGAGGTGACCCGGGTCGCTGGTAGCTTCGGGTTCCCCGCCCCGGAGAAGCTCAAATACGGCGCCAATCTCTATTATCTACAGGGAAATGATCCGTGGGTCGCGCTCGAAGCGCGCGCCGCCTTGGCAGCGCTGCCGGGAGTCAGCGTCGAGGTGGACATGGTGCGTCAACACGAGGAGACGTATCACCCGCTCGATCCGTTGTTCCCCCGTCAGTGGCACCTGGAGAATCGCGGGGATCGCGACAGCGTGCGCGGTGTGGATGGTCGCGTCGCCGAAGCCTGGGACCTGAACTTCGGGCGTCAGCGGGTGGTCATCGCCGTCAACGACGACGGCGTCGCCATCAATCACAAGGACCTCTACTTCGACATCCTGGCTCCGCTGAACTACCCAGAAGACTGGGAGTCTCGCGTAGCCATCGGAGCGTTTGGTGGCCACGGCACTTCGGTCGCGGGCGTCGCGGCATCGAACGGCGACAATGGCACCGGCGGCAGCGGCGTTTGCCCCGGTTGTCGCATCTTGCCGAACTGGTTTGGAGAGTTTGGGTCGAGCGGCGGTGTTACCGACAAGGACATCGCGGATGGCTTCACGCGCATCGTGGATGGCGGCGCCTGGGTCATCAACAACAGCTGGGGCGCAGCAGGCGGAGACCCGCGCTTCCAGGTCTCGCAGTTCGGAGTCGTGGTGATCCCGCAGCTGGTCAAGGCAGCCTTCGACTACGCGGAGACCGACGGGCGCGACGGCAAGGGCACGGTCATCCTCTTTGCCGCGGGGAACTCGAATCAACTGATGAACGACTATGGCTCCTACGACAGCGTGCTTGGAGTGACCGCCGTCGATGATCAGGGGCTGAAGTCGTACTACAGCAACTACGGCCCCAAGGTGGACATCGCCGCGCCGTCCAACGGCGGTCTAAATGGCATCACCACCACGGCTGCGCCGGATGGCTACACCAACGCGTTTGGCGGAACGTCGTCGGCGTGTCCCTTCGCCTCCGGAGTCGCGGGCTTGGTCCTCAGCGCGAACCCGAACCTCACGGCCGCTGAGGTGCGCGATATCCTGCGCGCCTCAGCCACCAAGATCGACCCAGTGTGGGGTGAGTGGGAGAACGGCTTCTCTCCTTACTACGGCGCGGGCTTGGTCAACGCGTACGTCGCGGTACGCATGGCCACTGGGTGCTCCGACCCCGCGGACTGCCAAGCGCCGAGCGACGCCTGCGGCAACGACTGTGCAGGGGAGCAGTGCGCGCCTTGCCGTACGGATGCGAATTGCGCTGCGGGGTATCGCTGCCAAGCGCTGCCGGCGCTGGGAGAACAGGTGTGCGTCGCGGAGGTCGGCTCCGGCTCGTGCCCAGCGGGAACGGATCAAGTGGGTGATTACTGCATCCCTCAACCCAGCACCTGCGGCGTTTGCGAGGCCGAAGAGCGCTGCAACGGGCGTGACGACGACTGCGATGGCGCCATCGACGAAGACGCAGACTGTCAAACCCAGTGGTGTATCCAGGACGGTGCTGGCTGCGGAGACACCGGTCAGTGCGCGGGCATCACCTGCAGCACCGCGTGCTCGGCAAGCTCTCCCTGCGCGGAGAACGAGAGCTGCGACGTGGTGAAGGACCGCTACGGGCACAGCGTGATGAGCGAGCGAGCGTGCAACACGGACCTCTCGGCGGGTTGCCCCGCGGGCTGCCAGCTACTCGCATCGTCCCTGCCCGACGCCGAGCTGAAGGACTTCATCGACTGCATGGAAGACGGCGCAGCCGCTTGCTCGGCGGTGAACGCCTGCGCGGTGAAGTTGCCGGTCAGCTTCTAA
- the gloA gene encoding lactoylglutathione lyase encodes MRFLHTMLRVKDLDRALDFYVDKLGLVELRRHSNDGGRFTLVFLGTGREGDPAEIELTYNWDQEDDYSVGRNFGHLAFQVENIYEACERLRAGGVTILRPPRDGRMAFVRSPDQQSVELLQRGDALPPAEPWASMPNTGEW; translated from the coding sequence ATGCGTTTTCTTCACACCATGTTGCGGGTGAAAGACCTCGATCGGGCGCTCGATTTCTACGTCGACAAGTTGGGGCTCGTCGAGCTCCGTCGGCACTCGAACGACGGGGGGCGTTTCACGCTCGTGTTCCTTGGAACGGGGCGGGAGGGTGATCCCGCGGAGATCGAACTCACCTACAACTGGGACCAGGAGGACGACTACTCTGTAGGTCGTAACTTTGGCCACCTAGCATTCCAGGTGGAAAATATCTACGAAGCTTGCGAGCGCCTACGAGCCGGTGGGGTGACGATCCTACGCCCGCCACGGGACGGTCGGATGGCGTTCGTGCGTTCGCCCGATCAGCAGTCGGTTGAACTGCTGCAGCGGGGCGATGCCCTACCACCCGCCGAGCCTTGGGCGTCTATGCCCAACACCGGCGAGTGGTAG